The Fusarium keratoplasticum isolate Fu6.1 chromosome 8, whole genome shotgun sequence genome includes a region encoding these proteins:
- a CDS encoding MFS domain-containing protein yields the protein MGSDVKTKAPSSEDHGLGKVVSFVEENSQMPGILRSLSEEEFKTLEKKLLRKVDLRLLPTMILIYIMNYLDRNAIGAARLGGLEEDLNLGPNEFQTCVSILFVGYILMQVPSNMLLNKIGKPAMYLTGCMVVWGILCACSGAAQNFAGLLVTRFLLGFVEAAFYPGALATLSAWYVRSELGVRTGIFYCGSLISGAFSGLIAAAIMDNLDGAHGLLAWRWVFIIEGSATVVISVLAFFVLPDFPANTKWLTEQERALAMWRMEKDAAGEEDWTEGSKQPLFEGFKLLIKDPKNWILVVVVYGAASAIAINSFFPTVVKSMGKDRNTTLLLTAPPYLFACIVCALVSWSADRTRERYWHTVIPISCALAGFIISAATSGIGPRYFGAMIMLPGIYTGFNMAMVWTANTIFRPVSKRAAAVAFNNAMATICSIYGSYLYPNNAGPRFILAFSVNGAMAVVAIIAATVLHFYLKRENKRLEEKEREEEAAGRGVVGSGFRYLT from the exons ATGGGTTCAGACGTAAAGACGAAAGCGCCTTCTTCAGAGGACCACGGCCTCGGCAAGGTGGTGTCGTTTGTCGAGGAGAACAGCCAGATGCCCGGGATCCTCAGAAGCCTCTCTGAGGAGGAGTTTAAGActctcgagaagaagctcctccgAAAGGTTGACCTGAGGTTGCTACCGACCATGATTCTCATCTATATCATGAACTATCTTGATAG AAATGCGATTGGAGCAGCTCGACTTGGAGGACTGGAAGAGGACTTGAACCTGGGTCCAAATGAATTTCAG ACCTGTGTTTCCATTCTCTTTGTTGGCTATATCCTCATGCAGGTGCCTTCCAACATGCTTCTCAACAAGATTGGAAAACCTGCCATGTACTTGACTGGATGCATGGTTGTGTGG GGAATCCTCTGTGCTTGCAGTGGAGCTGCTCAGAACTTTGccggcctcctcgtcactcgattcctcctcggcttcgTCGAAGCAGCCTTCTACCCCGGTGCCCTGGCTACTCTGAGCGCCTGGTACGTCCGAAGCGAGCTCGGTGTCCGGACTGGCATCTTTTACTGTGGATCCTTGATCTCGGGAGCCTTCTCGGGCCTGATCGCAGCTGCTATAATGGATAACCTCGATGGCGCCCATGGACTTCTCGCCTGGCGTTGGGTTTTCATCATTGAAGGCTCTGCGACTGTTGTCATCTCTGTCCTTGCATTCTTCGTCCTTCCGGATTTCCCTGCGAATACAAAGTGGCTTACAGAGCAAGAACGAGCTCTTGCCATGTGGCGAATGGAGAAGGATgctgctggagaagaggacTGGACTGAAGGATCCAAGCAGCCTCTTTTTGAAGGTTTCAAGCTCCTTATCAAAGATCCCAAGAACTGGATCCTGGTTGTGGTCGTGTACGGAGCAGccagcgccatcgccatcaacagcttcttccCCACCGTGGTCAAGAGCATGGGCAAGGATCGCAACACGACCCTGCTTCTCACGGCTCCACCATATCTGTTTGCCTGTATTGTTTGCGCCCTCGTGTCTTGGAGTGCAGACCGAACTCGCGAGAGGTACTGGCACACGGTCATTCCCATCTCTTGCGCGTTGGcgggcttcatcatctctgcGGCCACTTCTGGTATAGGACCTCGATATTTTGGAGCCATGATCATGCTTCCGGGCATCTATACGGGTTTCAATATGGCCATGGTATGGACtgccaacaccatcttccGCCCCGTATCCAAGCGAGCCGCGGCTGTGGCTTTCAACAACGCCATGGCCACCATCTGCAGTATCTACGGCTCGTATCTCTACCCAAACAACGCCGGGCCTCGATTCATCTTAGCGTTCAGTGTCAACGGTGCAATGGCGGTTGTTGCAATCATTGCTGCTACTGTTCTCCACTTTTATCTCAAGCGTGAGAACAAGaggctcgaggagaaggagagggaggaagaggctgctgggcgtggtgttgttggcagTGGATTCCGATACCTCACTTAA
- a CDS encoding DAO domain-containing protein, producing MSKPSVLIIGGGVFGTSTAYHLAERGFDQVTVVDRFEPPSRDSAATDLNKVIRADYPNPLYAKLGLETLGVWKDPGSLFKGLYKETGWVMGGHEATNGWLENAKDLARRTNRPGVEYLTAEQMRQKWPALSGEFPGWTNLYSPQAGWVPSGQALLRMAQAAQAKGARYITGDAGHIKKLLYDRDGTCRGAVAANGQLHQADMVVVAAGASLPALVDGANTDVVAQTSAICVIQLEPHEVEKYKDIPIIDDFEQGEFRLFDFAGPTADEIGIIFPPDENGLIKLCSVRLVTNYKNHDVPGASILHSVGDYPDDGCPKELEDEIRQFVREMIPELADRPFVTTRLCWDGMAKDLNFRICPYPSTKNLYIATAGSNHGFKFLPVIGKYVADMLEGKLAKEWTDLWSWRFGKVPANFQDPHPFPLRDLSELTGWKGRNAPGAGKLPWTWSRSRL from the exons ATGAGCAAACCATCAgttctcatcatcggcggAGGCGTCTTTGGAACCTCAACTGCCTACCACCTGGCCGAAAGAGGCTTTGACCAGGTCACCGTGGTCGACCGCTTCGAGCCGCCGTCCAGAGACTCAGCCGCGACGGACCTGAACAAGGTCATCCGCGCCGACTACCCCAACCCTCTGTACGccaagcttggccttgagaccTTGGGCGTCTGGAAGGACCCCGGATCTCTCTTCAAGGGTCTCTACAAGGAGACGGGATGGGTCATGGGTGGCCATGAGGCTACCAACGGGTGGCTCGAGAACGCCAAAGATCTGGCGCGGAGGACTAACCGTCCTGGCGTCGAGTACTTGACTGCTGAGCAGATGAGACAGAAGTGGCCAGCCTTGAGCGGAGAGTTTCCGGGCTGGACCAACTTGTATAGTCCTCAAGCAGGATGG GTCCCCTCCGGTCAGGCCCTCCTCCGAATGGCGCAAGCTGCCCAGGCAAAGGGCGCCAGGTACATCACAGGTGACGCAGGCCACATCAAGAAGTTGCTGTACGACCGGGACGGCACATGCAGGGGTGCCGTGGCAGCCAATGGCCAGCTCCATCAAGCCGACATGGTCGTCGTGGCAGCTGGAGCAAGCCTGCCCGCCCTGGTCGACGGCGCAAATACGGACGTGGTGGCGCAGACTTCGGCAATCTGTGTCATCCAGCTTGAGCCTCATGAGGTTGAGAAGTACAAGGACATTCCCATCATCGATGATTTCGAGCAGGGTGAGTTTAGGTTGTTTGACTTTGCTGGGCCGACTGCTGACGAGATAGGCATCATCTTTCCTCCCGATGAGAACGGCCTTATCAAGCTCTGCAGTGTGAGACTTGTGACCAACTACAAGAACCACGATGTACCTGGTGCATCTATCCTGCACTCAGTGGGCGACTATCCAGACGATGGATGCcccaaggagctggaggatgagatcAGGCAGTTTGTGCGCGAGATGATTCCCGAACTGGCCGATCGACCATTCGTCACGACCCGACTCTGCTG GGACGGCATGGCCAAAGACCTCAACTTCCGCATCTGCCCTTACCCCTCAACCAAGAACCTCTACATCGCCACGGCGGGATCCAACCACGGCTTCAAGTTCCTCCCCGTCATTGGCAAGTACGTGGCCGACATGCTCGAGggcaagctggccaaggagtGGACGGACCTCTGGAGCTGGCGCTTCGGCAAGGTCCCCGCCAACTTCCAGGACCCTCACCCGTTCCCCCTCCGAGACCTCTCCGAGTTGACGGGCTGGAAGGGGAGAAACGCCCCTGGCGCGGGAAAGCTTCCCTGGACGTGGAGCCGGAGTCGTCTGTGA
- a CDS encoding Zn(2)-C6 fungal-type domain-containing protein, whose protein sequence is MGKFKGRNAVACTACHAQKLKCSGGTPCSRCTLRNRECIYPKKEKFIAVPESYLREIEGEASLNRQSSASAAEFSSSADTQSSFFTSDRHETTDYSPVSDNRAARSHLREDCSAERFIQKLKDLSSSLHPFVQSDMCQPLGTGNESGYTYLRLKSDFHQPEVSVKLPPKPYALRLLDIFEDIFCDYHWFLRRDFRERLSLTYSHPISQSGDRNWFCRVSVVLALAQTFVYSEASNSSEAERPRSGSGSQGDSSRTLTLLPPGSDLFEQAVLLFKISSEEPILEDIEALNLMAFYCYSLNRRKTAFLYASQSITLAKLLHLDKAQPYQSKDAANKASNHQQVTSEHMRRLWWTSYCMDRMVATELGLTPTQWTIPQTVSLPSSAGLMSEDLGQFFDPAILAAQIQLCEIKRRVWDTVTGLLRTPDYHSILNAIQPCLNLLQNWKESLPGHMALRFDTCQSMFNLPCARGLASLYLRYHQCFTVLLRPFFLQELSGIMQERLGKPTQSMTTASDQIQAIKIQCLEAARNNCIILLDLSTNSKIAKYGYWDSIHTFSSLAILSLSNIPSIDPRGPKSEADARLYTDSRAILEDMARSGNPSAKDHESLLTDVEAMVKEVSSQADQPMMDPDATITDPWELQPSFGDVGFYELISDQLWWDIDWSNLSSTYAEGLGPGFPG, encoded by the exons ATGGGCAAGTTCAAGGGCCGCAATGCTGTGGCCTGCACGGCATGCCACGCCCAAAAGCTAAAGTGCAGCGGCG GAACTCCTTGCAGCCGCTGCACCCTGCGTAACCGAGAATGCATATAtccaaagaaagaaaagtTCATCGCCGTCCCGGAGAGCTACCTGCGCGAGATTGAAGGCGAGGCGAGTCTCAACCGTCAgtccagcgccagcgccgccgagttctcctcctctgccgaCACCCagtccagcttcttcacctcCGACCGACATGAGACGACCGACTATTCACCTGTCAGTGACAACCGGGCTGCGAGGAGTCACCTCAGAGAAGACTGCAGCGCCGAGCGCTTCatccagaagctcaaggacctcTCCTCGTCGTTGCATCCCTTTGTTCAGTCCGACATGTGCCAACCGCTGGGGACTGGCAATGAGAGCGGTTACACCTATCTGCGTCTGAAATCCGACTTTCACC AACCCGAGGTTTCAGTCAAACTACCACCCAAACCCTATGCTTTACGCCTCCTCGATATTTTCGAGGATATCTTCTGCGACTATCACTGGTTTCTCCGCAGAGACTTTCGAGAGCGGCTGTCTCTGACCTACTCTCATCCCATCAGCCAGTCTGGCGATAGGAACTGGTTCTGCCGGGTTTCTGTCGTTCTAGCTCTGGCCCAGACGTTTGTATACAGCGAAGCTTCCAATTCGTCTGAAGCGGAGCGGCCAAGGTCTGGTTCCGGATCTCAGGGAGACAGCTCTCGAACTTTGACGCTCCTACCTCCGGGATCAGATCTATTCGAGCAAGCAGTGCTCCTATTCAAGATATCCTCTGAAGAACCAATCCTGGAGGACATTGAAGCTTTGAATCTGATG GCCTTCTACTGTTACTCCCTAAACCGACGGAAAACCGCCTTTCTCTACGCCAGCCAGAGCATCACACTGGCAAAGCTGTTACATCTCGACAAGGCACAGCCATACCAGTCCAAAGATGCGGCAAACAAAGCCAGCAACCACCAGCAGGTTACGAGCGAACACATGAGAAGACTCTGGTGGACGTCATACTGCATGGACAGAATGGTGGCCACGGAACTCGGCTTAACCCCCACGCAGTGGACGATTCCACAAACAGTTTCCCTTCCTTCATCTGCTGGTCTGATGTCTGAAGACCTGGGTCAGTTCTTTGATCCTGCCATCCTGGCTGCTCAGATCCAACTCTGCGAGATCAAGCGCAGGGTGTGGGACACGGTGACTGGGTTGCTGCGAACCCCTGACTATCATTCCATCCTCAATGCAATACAACCTTGCCTGAATCTCTTGCAGAACTGGAAAGAGAGTTTGCCTGGTCACATGGCTCTTCGGTTTGACACTTGCCAGAGCATGTTCAACTTGCCATGTGCCAGAGGCCTTGCATCTCTGTATCTGCGATACCACCAG TGCTTTACTGTCCTACTGCGTCCTTTCTTTCTTCAAGAGCTATCCGGTATCATGCAAGAGCGATTGGGCAAGCCAACCCAAAGCATGACAACTGCCAGCGACCAGATACAAGCTATCAAGATACAGTGTCTCGAAGCGGCTAGGAACAATTGTATCAttcttcttgatctttcGACAAACAGCAAGATTG CAAAATACGGTTACTGGGATTCAATCCATACGTTTTCGTCCTTGGCCATCCTCTCGCTCTCCAACATCCCGTCGATCGACCCTCGGGGACCAAAGTCGGAAGCTGACGCACGACTATACACCGACTCCCGAGCTATACTAGAAGATATGGCACGAAGTGGCAATCCTTCTGCCAAGGACCATGAGTCCCTCCTGACAGatgtcgaggccatggtgaaGGAGGTGTCATCTCAGGCAGACCAGCCAATGATGGATCCCGACGCCACTATCACGGACCCATGGGAGCTGCAGCCTAGTTTCGGAGATGTCGGGTTCTATGAGCTGATATCCGATCAGCTGTGGTGGGACATTGACTGGAGCAACCTCTCCAGCACATACGCTGAGGGCCTAGGTCCAGGGTTTCCTGGTTAA